The following is a genomic window from Amycolatopsis australiensis.
CGATGGCCTCGTTGCGCACCAGTTCCTCGGGCAGCTGCTCGTCGATCGGCGGGGCCTCTTCGCCGTCGCCGACGAACACCCACACCATGCCCAGGCGCTCCTCGACCGCGTACGTGGGCTGCTTCACCTTGCCGCAGATCGGCGACGCCGGGCCATCGGTGATCGCGGCCTTGAGGTCGCCGGTCTTCAGGTCGAACGTCCAGCCGTGGTACGGGCACGAGATCGTGCCCGGGAACTGCTGGTTGCCCTCCGACAGCGGCACGCCGCGGTGCGGGCAGCGGTCCTTCAGCGCGTACACCTCGCCGCCGTCGCGGACCAGCACGATCTTCTGCCCGAGCAGCGTGATCTGCCGGGGCTTGCCGGTGAACCGCGACGAGTACCCCACCGGGTACCAGTAGCCGCGGAACCCGGCCGCCGCGGCCTGGTAGTGCGGCCAGCTCGACCAGTCCTGCCGGCCCGGGAGCCTCGCCGGTCGCCGGCTCCGCCGGGCCGGGGTGGGGGCCGTCTCCCCGTTCTGCACGCTCATGACCGCTCCAAGTTCGTTGTGCCGAAGCCGACGCGAGTCCACCACCGCGCCGGCCGGCGGCCAACGCCTCCGGTCCGCTCACCGAACCCCGGTCCGGAATCCGGGCCACGGTCCGCTCACCGGTCCGGGATCCGGGTCCGCGCGGCGGGGCCCGCCTACTGTCCGGCGCTGTCCACTTTCGACGTCATCACGGAGGCCGACCCATGTCCCTCGACACCGACATCCTCCTGGTCGGCGCCGGACCGACCGGGCTCTACGGCGCCTACTGCGCGGGGTTCCGCGGGCTGCGCACCGTCGTGGTCGACGGGCTGCCGCAGCCCGGCGGCCAGATCACCGCCCTGTACCCCGAGAAGGAGATCCTCGACGTCGCGGGCCTGCCGCGCGTCCGGGGCCGCGACTTCGTGGCCGCCCTGCTCGACCAGGCCGGCCGTTACGAGCCTGAGTACCTGCTGGGCCGCCAAGCCGTGGCACTCGGCCGCGCCGGCGACGGCCGGCCCGAGGTCACGCTTTCCGACGGCCTGGTGGTCCGCGCCGGAGCGGTGATCCTGACGGCCGGGATCGGCACGTTCACCCCGCGCAAGCTGCCCGCCGGGGAGGACTTCCTCGGCCGGGGCCTGAGCTACTTCGTCACCGACCCGGACGCGCACACCGGCCAGAACGTCCTCGTGGTGGGCGGCGGCGACAGCGCGGTCGACTGGGCACTGGCCCTGGAACCGATCGCGAAGTCCGTCACCCTCGTGCACCGCCGGTCGGCTTTCCGCGCGCACGCGGCGAGCGTCACGGCCGTCACCGAGGGCGGCACGCGGATCGTCACGGACGCCGAAGTCGAAGCGCTCACCGGGGAAGGCACGCTGAAGCTCGCGCACGTCCGGGTGCGTGGTGAAGAGCGGCCCCGGGTGTTCGAAGTGGACAGTGTGATCGCCGCCCTCGGGTTCGTGAGCAACCTCGGCCCGCTCGCCGGGTGGGGGATGCGCCTGCGCGGCCGGTCGATCCTCGTCGACTCGCGGATGCGCACCAGCCTCGACCGCGTCTACGCCGCCGGGGACGTGACCGAGTACGAGGGCAAGGTCCGCCTGATGTCCGTCGGCTTCGGCGAAGTCGCGACGGCGGTGAACAACGCCGCGGTCGCGCTCGACCCGGAGCTGTCCCTCTTCCCCGGCCACTCGACCGAAAACTCCTGACCCGGAAGGAAAACCATGGCCTACGTCATCGGCGCCAACTGCATCGACGTCACCGACCGCGCCTGCCTGGACGTCTGCCCCGTCGACTGCATCTACGTCGGCGAGCGCAAGAGCTACATCAACACGAACGAATGCATCGAATGCGGCGCCTGCGAACCGGAGTGCCCGGTCGACGCGATCTTCGTCGACCGCAAGGCCCGCGGCGACGAGAGCAAGGCGGTGTTCGTCACCGACTCGATCGCCTTCTTCGAGCAGACGCTCCCCGGCCGGGACGCCCCGCTGGGCGACCCCGGCGGCGCCGGCACGGTCGGCGACCTCGGCGTGGACACCCCCATGGTCGCCCGGTACTGAACAGGTCGTGAGTGAGAAACAGCGTTCCAACCCTGTTTCTCACTCACGACCGCTCAGCGGCCGGTGAACCGCGGTGGGCGCTTGTCCAGGAACGCCTGCAGCCCCTCGGCGGCGTCCGCGGTCCGGGTCAGCTCCCGCACGCCCGTTTCCTCGCGCAGCAGTGCTTCCTCGATCGGCAAGCCGTGCCCCTCGTCGACGACCCGCTTCAGGATGCCGATCGCGGCGGTCGGCTTGGCGGCGAGCAGCCGGGCCTCCTCGGCGACGGCGGCGTCGAACAGCCCGGGGTCGACCACGCGATCCACCAGCCCGTGCTCCAGGGCCTGCTGGGCGGTGAGCCGGGTGCCCTCGATCATCAGCCGCTTCGCCCGGTGCGGCCCGACGAGCCGGGGCAGCCGCTGGCTGCCGCCGGCCCCGGGGAACAGGCCGAGGGCGATCTCGGGGAACCCGAAGCTCGCCGTGGCCGAAAGGATCCGCAGGTCACAGGCCAGCGACAGCTCGGCGCCACCGCCCAGCGCGTGGCCGTTCATGGCGGCGACCACCGGTTTCGGTGCCCGCTCCAGGAGCCGCTGGACCTCGATCCAGCCGCGCATCTCGGCCTGGTTCGCGTCGGACAGGTCCCGCATGACCGCGATGTCGGCGCCGGCGACGAAGAACTTCCCGGTGCCGGTGACGACGAGGCACCGCACGCCGGGGTCCTCGGCCAGCGGCGGCAGCACCTCGAGGAACTCCGCGATCAGGGCCGGGTTCACGGCGTTGGCCGGCGGCCGGTCGATCCGGATCGTCGCGACTCCCGCGTCCCGGGTGGTGGTCAGGACCGGCATGCGTGTTCCTCTCATTCGGTGATCCCGGCGGCGCGCAGGGCCGCCAGGCGGTCGTCGTCGAAGCCCAGCAGCTCGCGCAGGACCGGTTCGGTGTGCTGGCCCAGCAGGGGCGCGGGCGAGGTGAGCGCGCCCGGTGTCGCCGTCAGCCGCGCGACGATCCCCTCGTGCAGCACCGGCCCCGCGATCGGGTGGTCCAGGCGCTCGTAGAAGCCGCGCGCGGCCAGGTGCCGGTCCTCGACGAGGTCGCGGCCGGTCGCCACGACGGCGGCGGCGACCCCGGCGGCCTGCAGGCGGTCCGCGAGTTCGCCGGCGTCCTGTTCCCGGGTCCACGCGGCGAGGGCGGCGTCGATTTCGTCCTCGGCCCGGCGCCGATCCTCGTAGGACGGCAAGCCCGTCAGGTCCCGGAGCGCGGCCCACTGGCTGTCGTCCCGGGCGGTGATGGCGACCCACCGGTCGGCTCCGGCCGCCGGGTAGACGCCGTGCGGCACGGCGTGCCGCGACCGGTTCGGGTGCTCGGCGGTGCGCGGGTCGCCGGTTCCCGGGTCGAGCACCGCGGGACCCATCGTGGCGGCCATCGCCTCCAGCTGGGACAGTTCGACGTGCCCGCCGTGCCCGCGGATCAGCAGGTCCAGCGCGCCGAGCACCGCGGCGTTCGCGGCGACCATGTCGCCCAGGCCGAACGCCAGGCCCTGCGGTGGCCCGCCCGGATCGGCCGTTTCGGCGGACAGCCCGGCCATCGCGGCGAGCGTGTCGGCGAAGGTGACGGCCGTCCGCCACGGCCCGGTGTGCCCGACCCCGGACATCGACACGAGGATCGCGCGCGGGTTGATCTCGCGCAGCGACGCGTAGTCCAGGCCCCACTTCGCCAGCACGCCCGGACTGAAGTTCTCGACGATGACGTCGCAGCGGGCGGCCAGCTCCCGCAGGACGGCCTGCCCTTCCTCGGTGCGGAGGTTGAGGGCGATGCTGCGCTTGCCGCGGTTGAAGTTCAGGAAGTAACCCGAGTCGTCCGGCCCGGCGTCCGGGCGCAGCCGCATGGACGGCGAGAAGCGGGTCGGGTCGTGCCGGTGCTTCGACTCGACCTTGATGACGTCGGCGCCGTGCTCGGCCAGGATCTTGGTCGCGTACGGCCCGGCCAGCACCCAGGTCAGGTCCAGCACCCGGACGCCGTCGAGGGCCCGGGGCTTCGCGGGCCGCCGTCCACTCCGGACACCGCGCCACCGGCCTTCCGTGAGCGGGGACAGCGTCACCGGCCGGGGCAGGCCCGGTGCGTCCCAGGGGAAACCGGCGTCTTCGGTGCCGCCGACCGACACGAAGAACTGCCGGTCGCGCAGCTGCGGATTGCGGGTCAGCTCCGCCGGCGAGGTCACCTCGGCCCAGGGCAGGGCGCGGGCGCGGCCCTGCTCGGCGACCTCCGACGCCGGGCGCTTGGCGACGAACCGGGCGATCACGTCGTCGACGTGCGGCCGCTCGGCCCAGCGCACCACCTGGTCGGCGAACCGCTCGTCGAGCAGGTCACCGGCCTCGCCCGCCTCGGCCAGCCAGCTCAGCAGGCCGGTCCACATGCGCTCGCTGCCCGAGTAGCCGCCCGCGACGTACCCGTCGGCGGCCGCGAAGATCCGGTGCGCGACGTGCTCGTAGACGCCGCCGGTGCGGACCGGGAACCGGCCGGCGTGGATCCAGGAGATCGCGCCCGTCTCCAGCGTCGCGGCGACCGCTTCCTGGGCCGAGACGTCGATCAGCTGCCCGGTCCCGGCGAGGACGCCGAGCAGGGCGGCGATGGCGCCGTGCGCTCCGGCGAGCTGGCAGGCCTGTTCGCGCGGCGGCGGTTGCGGCTGGCCGCCCGGCTTCCCGCCGAGCCAGGTCATGCCGCCGGCGGAGGCGAGCACGAGGTCGCCGCCGAGCCAGCCGCGGCGCGGGCCGGTGAGCCCGAAGGGCGTCACGACCACGTGGACCGCGTGCGGCCAGCGCGAGGTCCCGTCGGCGTGCAGCCCGCGCAGCTTGGCGACCGGACCGCTTTCCAGGACGACATCGGCCTCCCGGGCCAGTGCGTCGAGGCCGGCCGGCGTGGCCAGGGTTTTCCCGGCGTGCCAATGGATCCGCTCGTGCCGGGGCAGGTCGTCGTCGGGGTCGACGCGCACGACGTCGGCGCCGAGCCCGACCAGCAGCCGGGCGCCCTGCCGGGCCAGTTCGTCGGTGAGGTCGAGTACGCGCAACGGTGCCCTCCTGCGGAACGGGGATGTCGTGGCGACCGTAGGCAGCGCCGGCACCCGCGCGGTCGGCCGCGGTTCACTGGGCGGACCGGGCCTCGGCGTCCCAGGTCGACTCGTCCACGGTGGACGGCAGCAGCGACTTGACGACCTTGCCGCTGCCGTTGCGCGGCAGCTCGCGGGCGATGCGCACGTACCGCGGCTGGGCGTGCCGCGGCAGCCGGGTGCGGCACCAGTCCCGGACCGCCGGTCCGTCGAGGGCGTGGTCGGCGGTGGCGAGCACGACGAGGAGTTCCTGCTCGGTGAGGTCCGACTCGACCCCGACGACGGCCGCGTCCACCACGCCGGGCAGGGCCCGCAGCACCTGCTCGACCTCCCAGGTCGCGATGTTCTCGCCCCGCCGCCGGACCACGTCGCCGCGTCGCCCGGCGAAGGTCAGGTAGCCGTCGGCGTCGAGACGGCCGCGGTCACCGGTGCGGAACCAGCCGTCCCGCAGCACCGCGGCGGTGGCGGCGGGGTCGCCGGCGTAGCCGCGGAACCGCATGTCCGGCAGCTTCGCCCGCGCGGCGATCTGCCCGGTCTCGCCGCGAGGCAGCGGCCGTCCGGTGTCGTCGAGGATCGCGACCTCGTACTCGGGCACCACGCGGCCCGCCGTGCCCGGCCGCCAGTCGTCCGGGGTGTTCGCGGCGACGTCCCCGAGCTCGGTGCTCGCGTACGCCTCGAGGGCTTTCACGCCGAAACGGCGGAGGAACCGGGCCGCCAGTTCGGCGGGCGCCGGGGCGCCGTAGGCCAGCCGGACGGCGTGGTCGTGGTCGGTGCCCGGCCGCCGGTCCAGGATGGCCAGCATCGCGCCCATGAAGTTGAACGCCGTGACGCCTTCGCCGCGGCAGACGTCCCAGAAGCGGGACGCCGAGAACCGGCGGTGCGCGACCAGCCGTGCCCCGGTCAGCAGCGCGGGCAGCAGAGCGGTGTGCCGGACGTTGACGTGGTTCCACGGGAACACGTTGAGCAGCACGTCCCCGGGGCCGTAGCCCATCGTCGCCGCCACCCGGCGCGCGTGTCGCACGGCCGCGAAGTGCGGCAGCTCCGCGGCCTTGGGCCGGCCGGTGGTGCCGGAAGTCGAGAGCACCACGAGCACGTCACCGGGCGCCGGGCGGTGCTCCCGGACCCCCGTCACGGGCAGCTCGTCGAGGAGCGGGTGGCCCGGGGGCGCGGGATCGTCCTCGGGGACCAGCACCACGCGTCCGACCCGGTCCAGCAGGGTGGCCAGGGCCGGGTTGCCGGTCAACGCCGACGTCCCGGCGACCAGCACGGTGGCGCCGGTGGACCGCCGGACCGACTCGGCGGCCGGGAACGTGACGTCGAGGGCCAGCGGCACCTCCACCGCCCCTTGCCGCGCGAGGCCGAAGAGCAGGTCCACGGCGCTACGGCCGGGCCGCACGCAGGTCAGCACGCGCGTGCCGGGCGGGACCGGCAGGCGTGCGGCGAGCGCCCGGGAGCCCTCGTCGGCGTCCCCGACCCGCATCCGGGTGCCGTCGTCGAACCGGACCAGCTCGCGGTCCGGATCCGTTCGTGACCGGCTGGTCAGCAGGTCGACCGGGGTGCCCGGCTGAGGTTCGCTCACCCGGGTGATCGTCGGACCGGCTCCGGACCGGGCCCAAGCGGGCGGTCCGTTGAGCGGACCGGTCAGGTTCCATCAGGTTCCCGTGTGGTCGTGAGTGGGAAACAGTGCTCCAACCCGGTTCCACTCACGACGGCCGCGGCGGACTGGTCAGCCGGCTGCCCGTTTCACCGGGGCGGCGGCGAAGGGCTCGTTGCGCACCTCGGAGGCGGTCAGCAGCGCGCGGTCGAGCGCCCGCGCGATGGTGGCCGCGGCCGTGCGCAGCTCCGGCAGCAGGCGCCGGGGGACCAGGCGGGCCACCGGGGCGGTCGTCGACACCGCCGCGTGGACCGTGCCGTCCGCGCCGGTCACGGGCACCGCGAGGCTGCCGACGCCCGGCATCGTCTCCTCGATCTCCAGCGCGAAGCCCTTGGCCCGCACCACCGTCAGCTGCTTGCGCAGGTCGTCCACGGAGGACACCGTGCGCGAGGTCAGGTGGGTCAGCCCGGCCTCGCGCAGGCGGGCCAGGCGCTCGTCGGGGTCGGGGGCCGTCGCCAGCAGCACCTTGCCCGTCGCCGTCCCCGGCGCGGGCAGCCGCCCGCCGATCCGCGAGTGCGAGTGGATGTTCGCCTCGCCGGCGACCTTCTCCAGGAAGAGCACGTGCACGCCGTCGAGCACGGCCAGGTGGATCGTCGCGCGGGTGGCGGCGAACAGGTCGGCCAGCGCGGGCCGGGCGACCGCCCGCAGCACCGCGGAAGCGGGCACCCGCTGCCCGAGCTCGAACATCCGCAGGCCGAGCTGGTAGCACTCGCCGCGGCGTTCCAGCAGTCCCCACTCGACCAGCTCCTGCGCCAGCCGGTAGGCCGACGCCTTCGGCACGCCGGACCGGCGGCTCAGCTCGGTGAGCCCCAGCTGGTAGGCGCCGGATTCGAAGGCGCCGAGCAGGAGCTGCGCCTTGCCGAGCACCGAGCTGGGGCGGCCCGCCTCCTCTGCTGACACAGCGCCTCCTCACCGGCCGGGAACGAGCCGTGATTATCACCATCCGGCAAGATCCAAGTCCAGCCGGCGCCACCGTCCGTTACCTGCGTGTTTCCGGCCGTCGTGGTCGGAAACGGTCCGGTGACGCGGTTCGCTGGGCGGACCGCGGGCGTAGGCCGATCGGCCGTGAGGGCGAACACTCCCGGCACGTCCCACCGACCACGCGAGGAGCCGCATGACCACGATGGAGTACGGCTACGTCAGGGTTCCCGGCGGCCAGGTGCACTACGCGGAGCAGGGGAGCGGCCCGGCCGTCCTCCTGCTCCACCAGACCCCGCGCTCGCTCGACGAGTTCCGGGAGCTGCAGCCGCTCCTGGCCGCCGGCCACCGCGTGCTCGCCCTCGACATGCCGGGCTTCGGCAACAGCATGGCGTTACCCGCTCCGCAGCGCATCGAGGACTACGTCCGCGGCACGCTGGCGGCGCTGGACGCGCTCGGGATCGGCCGCACGGCGGTGCTCGGCCACCACACCGGCGGCGTGGTGGCGGTCGAGCTGGCCGCCGCGGCGCCCGGCCGCGTCACGGCGGCGGTGCTGTCGTCGACACCGTGGGCCGGCCCGGCGTACCGGGCGTCGCATGCGGCGGGTCCCGGGGTGGACGACGCCGTCCGCGAGCCCGGTGGCGGCCACCTGCTCGCGTGGTGGGCGCAGCGGCGGCCCCACTACCCGCGCGGGGCGACCGGCCTGCTGGACCGGTTCGTCCGGGACGCCTTGGCTCCCGGCGTCGACCCGCGCGAAGGCCATCTGGCGTGCGCGCGGTACGAAATGGAACGGCGGATCGGGCACGTACGCGCCCCGGTCCTGCTCCTCGCCGGGGCCGGCGACCCGTTCGCGCTGCCCGCACTGGAGCCCTTGGCGCGGCACCTGACCGCGGCCGCCGTCGTGGAGCGGGCCGTGATCGACGGCGGGACCGTCGCGCTCATGGAGGACAAGGCCGCCGACGTCGCCGGCGTGGTGGTGCCGTTCCTGCGCCGCTTCGCCCGATGACCGCGGTCCGCTGATCGAACCCCGGCGTTGCCGGCGTCCCGGCACGCAGACGAAAGTACCGCAACTCAACCGGCTCTTCCGGAGGCAGCTATGTCCGCTGGTACACGACCACATCGGCAACAGGCCAGGGCCGCGTTGGCCGGGTGGTTCGGCACCACCGTCGAATTCTACGACTTCTTCGTCTACGGCCTGGCGGCGTCGCTGCTGTTCCCGAAGGTCTTCTTCCCCGCCGCCGATCCGGTGGTGGGCACGCTGATCTCCCTTTCCAGCTTCGGGGTCGGCTACGTCGCGCGGCCGTTCGGCGCCCTGCTGTTCGGGCACCTCGGCGACCGGATGGGCCGCAAGTCCATCCTCGTCACCACCCTGATGATGATGGGCGTCGCGACCACCGCGATCGGGCTGCTCCCGTCGTACGGCACCTGGGGCATCACCGCGCCGGTGCTGCTGGTCGCGCTCAGGATCGTGCAGGGCGTGTCCCTCGGCGGTGAGTCCAGCGGCGCCGTCCTGCTCACCGTCGAGCACGCCGAGAAGCGCCGGCGCGGGTTCTTCGGCGGCATCCTCAACACCGGCACGGCGGTCGGGACCATCCTGGCCAACGCGATGTTCCTGCTGGTGGCGCGGCTGCCCGAGGCGGACCTGCTCGCCTGGGGCTGGCGGATCCCGTTCCTGGTGAGCGTGCTGCTCGTCGTCGCCGGGCTGGTGATCCGGCTCGGCCTGCGGGAGAGCCCGGAGTTCGCGGACGTCAAGGGCAGCGGCGCGGTGCACCGGCTGCCGCTCGTGGACGTCCTGCGCAGGTGCGGCGGCACGGTCGCCCTGGTGACGCTGGCGACCCTCGGGGCCGGCGTCATGATCACGGTGACGTCGGTGTACGTGCTGACGTACGGCAAGACCGCGCTGGGCCTGAGCACGTCGGCGATGCTCGACGTCCTGCTGCCCGGCCTGGTCGTGGTCGTGATCGGCGCGCCGCTGTTCGGCAGGCTGGCCGACCGGATCGGGCCGCGGGCGGTCTTCGTGGCCACCGCCGCGTCGATGGTCGTGCTCCCGTTCGTCTGGTTCCCGTTGCTGAACACGAAGAACCCGTGGCTGATGCTGCTCGGCTTCGCCGTGCTGTACATCGGCTACGCGGGCAACTTCGCGATGTTCCCGGTCTACTTTTCGCAGGCGTTCCCGGTTTCGCTGCGGTTCAGCGGGATGGCGATCGGGTTCACCTTCGGGACGATCTTCGGCAACGCCTTCGCGCCGGCGATCAGCGCGTCCCTGCTGGCGTCGACCGGCACCTGGGTGCCCATCGCCGGGTACATGGCCGCGGCCTCGGCGGTGAGCCTGGTCGCCGGGCTGCTGCTGCGGGAAGCACGGTCCGGGCAGCCGGAGGTCCTGCGCGAGGAGACCGGGGCACCGGCGGCATGAGGATCGGGGTCCGGGTCCCGCCGTGCGTTCCCGTGCCGGAGGTGGTGGCCTTCGTCCGCGAGGCCGAGCGCCTCGGCTTCGACGACGTGTGGTTCCCGGACTCGCAGCTGCTGTGGCGAGACGTCTTCGCCACCGCGGCCGCGGCCGCGGCCGGCACGTCGAGGATCGGCCTGGGCACGGCAGTCACGAACGTGGTGACCCGGCACCCGTCGGTGGTGGCGGGGGCGGCGCGGACCGTGGCGGAACTCGCGCCCGGCCGGTTCGTGCTCGGTGTCGGCGTGGGCAACAGCTCGGTCGTCCCGGCCGGGCTCGCCCCGTCGACCCGCACCGGGCTCCGCGCCGGGCTGGACGTGATCCGGTCGCTGCTGGCCGGCGCGGAGGTCGAGTTCGGCGGCGTGCGGTCGCGGCTGCGCGACCCGGTGGCCGTGCCCCTCCAC
Proteins encoded in this region:
- a CDS encoding MFS transporter, whose translation is MAGWFGTTVEFYDFFVYGLAASLLFPKVFFPAADPVVGTLISLSSFGVGYVARPFGALLFGHLGDRMGRKSILVTTLMMMGVATTAIGLLPSYGTWGITAPVLLVALRIVQGVSLGGESSGAVLLTVEHAEKRRRGFFGGILNTGTAVGTILANAMFLLVARLPEADLLAWGWRIPFLVSVLLVVAGLVIRLGLRESPEFADVKGSGAVHRLPLVDVLRRCGGTVALVTLATLGAGVMITVTSVYVLTYGKTALGLSTSAMLDVLLPGLVVVVIGAPLFGRLADRIGPRAVFVATAASMVVLPFVWFPLLNTKNPWLMLLGFAVLYIGYAGNFAMFPVYFSQAFPVSLRFSGMAIGFTFGTIFGNAFAPAISASLLASTGTWVPIAGYMAAASAVSLVAGLLLREARSGQPEVLREETGAPAA
- a CDS encoding enoyl-CoA hydratase/isomerase family protein, which gives rise to MPVLTTTRDAGVATIRIDRPPANAVNPALIAEFLEVLPPLAEDPGVRCLVVTGTGKFFVAGADIAVMRDLSDANQAEMRGWIEVQRLLERAPKPVVAAMNGHALGGGAELSLACDLRILSATASFGFPEIALGLFPGAGGSQRLPRLVGPHRAKRLMIEGTRLTAQQALEHGLVDRVVDPGLFDAAVAEEARLLAAKPTAAIGILKRVVDEGHGLPIEEALLREETGVRELTRTADAAEGLQAFLDKRPPRFTGR
- a CDS encoding IclR family transcriptional regulator — its product is MSAEEAGRPSSVLGKAQLLLGAFESGAYQLGLTELSRRSGVPKASAYRLAQELVEWGLLERRGECYQLGLRMFELGQRVPASAVLRAVARPALADLFAATRATIHLAVLDGVHVLFLEKVAGEANIHSHSRIGGRLPAPGTATGKVLLATAPDPDERLARLREAGLTHLTSRTVSSVDDLRKQLTVVRAKGFALEIEETMPGVGSLAVPVTGADGTVHAAVSTTAPVARLVPRRLLPELRTAAATIARALDRALLTASEVRNEPFAAAPVKRAAG
- a CDS encoding NAD(P)/FAD-dependent oxidoreductase; amino-acid sequence: MSLDTDILLVGAGPTGLYGAYCAGFRGLRTVVVDGLPQPGGQITALYPEKEILDVAGLPRVRGRDFVAALLDQAGRYEPEYLLGRQAVALGRAGDGRPEVTLSDGLVVRAGAVILTAGIGTFTPRKLPAGEDFLGRGLSYFVTDPDAHTGQNVLVVGGGDSAVDWALALEPIAKSVTLVHRRSAFRAHAASVTAVTEGGTRIVTDAEVEALTGEGTLKLAHVRVRGEERPRVFEVDSVIAALGFVSNLGPLAGWGMRLRGRSILVDSRMRTSLDRVYAAGDVTEYEGKVRLMSVGFGEVATAVNNAAVALDPELSLFPGHSTENS
- a CDS encoding CaiB/BaiF CoA-transferase family protein; translation: MRVLDLTDELARQGARLLVGLGADVVRVDPDDDLPRHERIHWHAGKTLATPAGLDALAREADVVLESGPVAKLRGLHADGTSRWPHAVHVVVTPFGLTGPRRGWLGGDLVLASAGGMTWLGGKPGGQPQPPPREQACQLAGAHGAIAALLGVLAGTGQLIDVSAQEAVAATLETGAISWIHAGRFPVRTGGVYEHVAHRIFAAADGYVAGGYSGSERMWTGLLSWLAEAGEAGDLLDERFADQVVRWAERPHVDDVIARFVAKRPASEVAEQGRARALPWAEVTSPAELTRNPQLRDRQFFVSVGGTEDAGFPWDAPGLPRPVTLSPLTEGRWRGVRSGRRPAKPRALDGVRVLDLTWVLAGPYATKILAEHGADVIKVESKHRHDPTRFSPSMRLRPDAGPDDSGYFLNFNRGKRSIALNLRTEEGQAVLRELAARCDVIVENFSPGVLAKWGLDYASLREINPRAILVSMSGVGHTGPWRTAVTFADTLAAMAGLSAETADPGGPPQGLAFGLGDMVAANAAVLGALDLLIRGHGGHVELSQLEAMAATMGPAVLDPGTGDPRTAEHPNRSRHAVPHGVYPAAGADRWVAITARDDSQWAALRDLTGLPSYEDRRRAEDEIDAALAAWTREQDAGELADRLQAAGVAAAVVATGRDLVEDRHLAARGFYERLDHPIAGPVLHEGIVARLTATPGALTSPAPLLGQHTEPVLRELLGFDDDRLAALRAAGITE
- a CDS encoding AMP-binding protein; the encoded protein is MSEPQPGTPVDLLTSRSRTDPDRELVRFDDGTRMRVGDADEGSRALAARLPVPPGTRVLTCVRPGRSAVDLLFGLARQGAVEVPLALDVTFPAAESVRRSTGATVLVAGTSALTGNPALATLLDRVGRVVLVPEDDPAPPGHPLLDELPVTGVREHRPAPGDVLVVLSTSGTTGRPKAAELPHFAAVRHARRVAATMGYGPGDVLLNVFPWNHVNVRHTALLPALLTGARLVAHRRFSASRFWDVCRGEGVTAFNFMGAMLAILDRRPGTDHDHAVRLAYGAPAPAELAARFLRRFGVKALEAYASTELGDVAANTPDDWRPGTAGRVVPEYEVAILDDTGRPLPRGETGQIAARAKLPDMRFRGYAGDPAATAAVLRDGWFRTGDRGRLDADGYLTFAGRRGDVVRRRGENIATWEVEQVLRALPGVVDAAVVGVESDLTEQELLVVLATADHALDGPAVRDWCRTRLPRHAQPRYVRIARELPRNGSGKVVKSLLPSTVDESTWDAEARSAQ
- a CDS encoding alpha/beta fold hydrolase produces the protein MTTMEYGYVRVPGGQVHYAEQGSGPAVLLLHQTPRSLDEFRELQPLLAAGHRVLALDMPGFGNSMALPAPQRIEDYVRGTLAALDALGIGRTAVLGHHTGGVVAVELAAAAPGRVTAAVLSSTPWAGPAYRASHAAGPGVDDAVREPGGGHLLAWWAQRRPHYPRGATGLLDRFVRDALAPGVDPREGHLACARYEMERRIGHVRAPVLLLAGAGDPFALPALEPLARHLTAAAVVERAVIDGGTVALMEDKAADVAGVVVPFLRRFAR
- a CDS encoding indolepyruvate ferredoxin oxidoreductase subunit alpha, giving the protein MAYVIGANCIDVTDRACLDVCPVDCIYVGERKSYINTNECIECGACEPECPVDAIFVDRKARGDESKAVFVTDSIAFFEQTLPGRDAPLGDPGGAGTVGDLGVDTPMVARY